In Kitasatospora gansuensis, a genomic segment contains:
- a CDS encoding ABC transporter substrate-binding protein, translating into MSRTVEPPGVPMPRQLSRRTALAGLGAVLLAGCTDRPVFPAVPDLPDGTETPNPEPVPSVTVTAATGEVEVPGAPVRVVVLDTAELDSAFTLGIPPVGAARAPADRELPDYWPASWLERIGIVGDIGSPDGARIAALTPELILSNQTRDGAHYDTLRAIAPTVLSRTTGFPWKENFQLHAQALSRQAQAAAVIAEYGRHVGRATRAIGDAGSGGKRISLVRFVEGSPTVRLYGKQNFPGTLLADLQLGRPDPQNVDQFAVEVPPDRIAQADGDYLFYSTYGDPAKAGTDAVLAGAGWQALGAVKAHRAFPVDDQLWYQGIGYTGANLILAELQRLLGA; encoded by the coding sequence ATGTCTCGTACTGTCGAGCCGCCCGGGGTGCCGATGCCACGTCAACTCTCCCGCCGTACCGCCCTGGCCGGACTGGGCGCGGTCCTGCTGGCCGGCTGCACCGACCGGCCCGTCTTCCCGGCCGTCCCCGACCTGCCGGACGGCACCGAGACGCCCAACCCCGAACCGGTGCCGAGCGTCACGGTGACCGCCGCCACCGGCGAGGTCGAGGTGCCCGGCGCACCGGTCCGGGTGGTGGTGCTGGACACCGCCGAACTGGACTCCGCCTTCACCCTCGGCATCCCCCCGGTCGGCGCCGCCCGGGCCCCCGCCGACCGGGAGCTCCCCGACTACTGGCCGGCCTCCTGGCTGGAACGGATCGGCATCGTCGGCGACATCGGCAGCCCGGACGGCGCCCGGATCGCCGCCCTCACCCCCGAGCTGATCCTGAGCAACCAGACCCGGGACGGCGCGCACTACGACACCCTGCGGGCGATCGCCCCCACCGTGCTGAGCCGGACCACCGGCTTCCCCTGGAAGGAGAACTTCCAGCTGCACGCCCAGGCCCTCAGCCGCCAGGCCCAGGCCGCCGCCGTCATCGCCGAGTACGGACGGCACGTCGGCCGGGCTACCCGGGCGATCGGCGACGCCGGTTCGGGCGGCAAGCGGATCAGCCTGGTCCGGTTCGTCGAGGGGTCACCCACCGTCCGGCTGTACGGGAAGCAGAACTTCCCCGGCACCCTGCTGGCTGACCTCCAGCTCGGCCGCCCCGACCCGCAGAACGTCGACCAGTTCGCCGTCGAGGTGCCGCCCGACCGGATCGCCCAGGCCGACGGGGACTACCTCTTCTACTCGACGTACGGCGACCCCGCCAAGGCCGGCACCGACGCCGTGCTGGCCGGCGCCGGCTGGCAGGCCCTCGGCGCGGTCAAGGCCCACCGGGCCTTCCCGGTGGACGACCAGCTCTGGTACCAGGGCATCGGCTACACCGGGGCCAACCTGATCCTGGCCGAGCTGCAACGCCTGCTCGGCGCCTGA
- a CDS encoding ABC transporter ATP-binding protein, whose amino-acid sequence MHRLAARGLTLAYESRTVVEELDLTVPDGAVTVIVGPNACGKSTLLRALGRLLKPVRGAVLLDGAELAGTPTRKIAQRIGLLPQSPVAPEGISVGDLVARGRQPHQSWWRQWSAADEQAVTEAMARTSTTDLAERSVDELSGGQRQRAWIAMALAQGTDILLLDEPTTFLDIAHQVEVLDLVRRLNKERGRTVVAVLHDLNQAARYADHLVAMRDGRIVARGPPAEVVTAELVREVFGLEAVIVPDPVTGTPLVIPGAPWAG is encoded by the coding sequence ATGCACCGTCTGGCAGCCCGGGGGCTGACCCTCGCGTACGAGTCCAGGACGGTGGTCGAGGAGCTCGACCTGACCGTGCCGGACGGCGCCGTGACGGTGATCGTCGGCCCGAACGCCTGCGGCAAGTCCACCCTGCTGCGGGCGCTCGGCCGGCTGCTGAAGCCGGTCCGCGGGGCGGTGCTGCTGGACGGCGCCGAGCTGGCCGGCACCCCGACCCGGAAGATCGCCCAGCGGATCGGCCTGCTGCCGCAGTCGCCGGTCGCGCCGGAGGGCATCTCGGTCGGCGACCTGGTGGCCCGGGGCCGCCAGCCGCACCAGAGCTGGTGGCGGCAGTGGTCGGCGGCGGACGAGCAGGCGGTCACCGAGGCGATGGCGCGGACCTCCACCACCGACCTGGCCGAGCGCAGCGTGGACGAGCTGTCGGGGGGTCAGCGGCAGCGGGCCTGGATCGCCATGGCGCTCGCCCAGGGCACCGACATCCTGCTGCTGGACGAGCCGACCACCTTCCTGGACATCGCCCACCAGGTCGAGGTGCTGGACCTGGTCCGGCGCCTCAACAAGGAGCGCGGCCGCACCGTGGTGGCCGTGCTGCACGACCTCAACCAGGCCGCCAGGTACGCCGACCACCTGGTGGCGATGCGGGACGGCCGGATCGTCGCGCGGGGCCCGCCCGCCGAGGTGGTCACCGCGGAGCTGGTCCGGGAGGTGTTCGGTCTGGAGGCCGTGATCGTGCCGGACCCGGTGACCGGGACGCCGCTGGTGATCCCGGGCGCGCCCTGGGCGGGCTGA
- a CDS encoding helicase-associated domain-containing protein: MTSQQSEPRPAKAAAPRTLAEELRARDDHSLAALLHARPDLLNPVPSDLTQLAARLSSRASTLRALERLDRFTLQTAEALAAAPDGCTDTVIRNLLAGPARVKPHPAATPADRAAVAAALPGAIATLRSQVLLWGPDSALRLVIAVREALAPTAANPGRTGLGPTLAEATLGMSPARLQQLIAGAGLPPTADPVTAVAALGQLLQDRKRCAALLAGAPAPALALLEKLVWGPPTGTVPDAARPVTVDEARSPVEWLLARGLLLPSSAGSVVIPRELALHLRGERSHRTVEPTPPAITPTVERDPQAVDNAAAGQAYTAVRTVEELLEAWGLQAPPTLRAGGLGVRDLKRAALVLECSEPTAAFWLELAYTSGLLAPDGETDERWAPTPAYDHWLQQSTADRWSLLARSWLAATRVAGLTGTPDGKGKTRAPLGPELDRTLAPSVRRATLEALAGLPAGGVADAATLLPLLRWQRPLRGGPVGSDGRDFRDHLVDWTLHEAELLGITGRGALGAPARALLANADPAAVLDPLLPQPLDHVILQPDLTAIAPGPLLTPLAQALALCADIESKGGATVYRFTTGSIRRALDAGRSAADLHSFLGQHSRTPVPQPLSYLIDDVARRHGVLRVGAASSYLRCDDPGLLAEVLADRRAAELRLRMLAPTVLAAQAGPETLLSVLRSMGYAPAAESAEGDVLLTHPDSRRTPPRTAPTPVPDGPPEPDRVLLTAAVKAVRAGDRAATAVRRETVTGPAANRPQSGPARSDLRQLPRTAAADTLAALQTAVLLGERMWIGYVNAEGLSSQRVIDPVKVEGGYVTAYDHLSDEVRTFALHRITGVAELADSAQ; encoded by the coding sequence ATGACCAGTCAGCAGAGCGAGCCCCGCCCGGCGAAGGCCGCCGCACCCCGGACGCTCGCCGAGGAGCTCCGCGCCCGCGACGACCACTCGCTGGCCGCCCTGCTGCACGCCCGCCCCGACCTGCTCAACCCGGTCCCGAGCGACCTCACCCAGTTGGCGGCCCGGCTCTCCAGCCGCGCGTCCACCCTCCGGGCGCTGGAGCGCCTGGACCGCTTCACCCTGCAGACCGCCGAGGCCCTGGCCGCCGCCCCCGACGGCTGCACCGACACCGTGATCCGGAACCTCCTGGCCGGCCCCGCCCGGGTGAAGCCGCATCCCGCCGCGACCCCCGCCGACCGCGCCGCCGTCGCCGCCGCGCTGCCCGGCGCGATCGCCACGCTCCGTTCCCAGGTGCTGCTCTGGGGCCCGGACTCGGCACTCCGGCTGGTGATCGCGGTCCGCGAGGCGCTCGCCCCGACCGCCGCCAACCCCGGCCGGACCGGGCTCGGCCCGACCCTGGCCGAGGCGACCCTCGGTATGTCGCCGGCCCGGCTCCAGCAGCTGATCGCCGGTGCCGGGCTGCCGCCCACCGCCGACCCGGTGACCGCCGTGGCCGCGCTCGGCCAGTTGCTGCAGGACCGCAAGCGCTGCGCCGCCCTGCTGGCCGGGGCCCCGGCCCCGGCGCTCGCGCTGCTGGAGAAGCTGGTCTGGGGACCACCGACCGGCACCGTCCCGGACGCGGCCCGGCCGGTCACTGTGGACGAGGCCCGCAGCCCGGTCGAGTGGCTGCTCGCGCGCGGACTGCTGCTCCCTTCCAGTGCCGGATCCGTGGTGATCCCAAGGGAGTTGGCGCTGCACCTGCGCGGCGAGCGGAGCCACCGTACGGTCGAGCCGACCCCGCCCGCGATCACCCCGACCGTCGAGCGCGATCCACAGGCTGTGGACAACGCGGCGGCCGGCCAGGCGTACACCGCCGTCCGCACCGTCGAGGAACTGCTGGAGGCCTGGGGCCTGCAGGCCCCACCCACCCTGCGGGCCGGCGGTCTGGGCGTACGGGACCTCAAGCGGGCCGCGCTGGTCCTGGAGTGCAGCGAGCCCACCGCCGCCTTCTGGCTCGAACTCGCCTACACCTCCGGCCTGTTGGCGCCGGATGGGGAGACCGACGAGCGCTGGGCGCCGACCCCGGCGTACGACCACTGGCTGCAGCAGTCGACCGCCGACCGCTGGTCGCTGCTGGCCCGCAGCTGGCTGGCCGCCACCCGGGTGGCCGGGCTGACCGGCACCCCGGACGGCAAGGGCAAGACCCGCGCCCCGCTGGGCCCCGAGCTGGACCGTACGCTCGCACCGTCCGTACGCCGCGCGACACTTGAGGCGCTGGCCGGTCTGCCGGCCGGCGGCGTGGCGGACGCCGCGACGCTGCTGCCGCTGCTCCGCTGGCAACGCCCGCTCCGGGGCGGCCCGGTGGGGTCGGACGGCCGGGACTTCCGCGACCACCTGGTCGACTGGACGCTGCACGAGGCCGAACTGCTCGGCATCACCGGCCGGGGCGCCCTCGGCGCACCGGCCCGGGCCCTGCTCGCCAACGCCGATCCGGCCGCCGTACTGGACCCGCTGCTCCCGCAGCCGCTGGACCACGTGATCCTCCAGCCGGACCTGACCGCGATCGCGCCGGGCCCGCTGCTCACCCCGCTCGCCCAGGCGCTGGCGCTCTGCGCGGACATCGAGTCCAAGGGCGGCGCGACGGTCTACCGCTTCACCACCGGCTCGATCCGCCGCGCGCTGGACGCCGGGCGGTCCGCCGCCGACCTGCACTCCTTCCTGGGCCAGCACTCCCGCACGCCCGTCCCGCAGCCGCTCAGCTACCTGATCGACGACGTGGCGCGGCGGCACGGCGTGCTCCGGGTCGGCGCGGCCTCCTCGTACCTGCGCTGCGACGACCCCGGGCTGCTGGCCGAGGTGCTGGCCGACCGGCGCGCGGCCGAGCTGCGGCTGCGGATGCTCGCCCCGACCGTGCTGGCCGCCCAGGCCGGTCCCGAGACGCTGCTCTCGGTGCTCAGGTCGATGGGGTACGCCCCGGCCGCCGAGTCCGCCGAGGGCGACGTGCTGCTGACCCACCCGGACAGCCGCCGCACCCCGCCGCGCACCGCCCCCACCCCGGTGCCCGACGGACCGCCGGAGCCGGACCGGGTGCTGCTGACCGCCGCCGTCAAGGCCGTCCGGGCGGGCGACCGGGCCGCCACCGCCGTCCGCCGGGAGACCGTCACCGGACCGGCCGCCAACCGCCCGCAGAGCGGCCCGGCCCGCAGCGACCTGCGCCAACTCCCGCGCACCGCCGCGGCGGACACGCTGGCCGCGCTGCAGACCGCGGTGCTGCTCGGCGAGCGGATGTGGATCGGCTACGTGAACGCCGAGGGCCTCTCCTCGCAGCGGGTGATCGACCCGGTGAAGGTCGAGGGCGGCTACGTCACGGCGTACGACCACCTCAGCGACGAGGTCCGCACCTTCGCCCTGCACCGGATCACCGGAGTAGCCGAGCTGGCCGACAGCGCGCAGTAA
- a CDS encoding FecCD family ABC transporter permease: protein MSLPLSGYSVARFGPASFLVHRRSVAVAAALLVLLSGAVVASLCLGQSTVSPASVLDVLLGRPSPDQLVVGELRLPRVTAGLLVGLALGLAGALIQTVARNPLASPDVIGVSHGASAVVVGLMAFGYVQTARQVPWVAVAGGLAAGLLVYLLAWRRGMHAQRFVLVGIGISIALSSLTSLFLTKGDGLQAQQAKVWMTGSLNGAGFDQSTWLAWVLLASVPAVLWAARAQRSISFDDSTAVGLGLRLNRIRLGMALLGIVLASCATGAAGPVDFVALMAPQIAVRLVRGAQLPLFCSALTGAVVVVLADLLARRLLAPVELPVGVVTALVGAPYLMWLLIRSRRGGS from the coding sequence ATGAGCCTCCCGCTGAGCGGTTACTCGGTGGCTCGGTTCGGCCCGGCCTCGTTCCTGGTGCACCGGCGGTCGGTCGCGGTCGCGGCGGCACTGCTGGTGCTGCTGTCCGGCGCGGTGGTGGCCTCGCTCTGCCTGGGCCAGTCCACCGTCTCGCCCGCCTCGGTGCTGGACGTGCTGCTCGGGCGGCCGAGCCCGGACCAGCTGGTGGTCGGCGAGCTGCGGCTGCCCCGGGTGACGGCGGGTCTGCTGGTCGGCCTGGCGCTCGGCCTGGCCGGGGCGCTGATCCAGACCGTCGCCCGCAACCCGCTGGCCAGCCCGGACGTGATCGGGGTGAGCCACGGCGCGAGCGCGGTGGTGGTCGGCCTGATGGCCTTCGGGTATGTGCAGACGGCCCGTCAGGTGCCGTGGGTGGCGGTGGCCGGCGGCCTGGCGGCCGGGCTGCTGGTCTATCTGCTGGCCTGGCGGCGCGGTATGCACGCGCAGCGGTTCGTACTGGTCGGGATCGGCATCTCGATCGCGCTCTCCTCGCTCACCTCGCTGTTCCTGACCAAGGGCGACGGTCTGCAGGCGCAGCAGGCCAAGGTCTGGATGACGGGCAGCCTGAACGGCGCCGGCTTCGACCAGTCGACCTGGCTGGCCTGGGTGCTGCTGGCTTCCGTACCGGCCGTGCTCTGGGCGGCCCGGGCGCAGCGGTCGATCTCCTTCGACGACTCGACGGCGGTCGGTCTCGGCCTGCGGCTGAACCGGATCCGGCTCGGCATGGCGCTGCTCGGCATCGTGCTGGCCTCCTGCGCGACCGGTGCGGCCGGGCCGGTGGACTTCGTGGCGCTGATGGCGCCGCAGATCGCGGTCCGGCTGGTCCGGGGCGCGCAGCTGCCGCTGTTCTGTTCGGCGCTGACCGGCGCCGTGGTGGTGGTGCTCGCCGATCTGCTGGCCCGTCGGCTGCTGGCGCCGGTCGAGCTGCCGGTGGGGGTGGTGACGGCGCTGGTGGGCGCGCCGTACCTGATGTGGCTGTTGATCCGTTCCCGTCGTGGAGGTTCCTGA
- the pgeF gene encoding peptidoglycan editing factor PgeF — MELAPGIRYAVMDRHGGVSQAPFDSRNLGGRTDDDPSNVRRNRELTALELGLDPARVVMMRQVHGTEVAYVTEPYDPRTAPPLDGIVTDRPGLGLVALAADCAPVLIGDPVRRLVGAAHSGRAGTVAGMATALVTALTERGSDPADLVALVGPLACGRCYEVPRQMQDEACEQLPELRATTRQGTPSLDVRAGITAQLTRAGVGEIRHDDRCTIEDEDFFSHRREQITGRFAAYIWLTG; from the coding sequence ATGGAGCTCGCACCCGGTATCCGGTACGCCGTCATGGACCGCCACGGCGGGGTCAGCCAAGCCCCGTTCGACTCACGCAACCTCGGCGGGCGGACCGACGACGATCCCTCGAACGTCCGCCGCAACCGCGAACTCACCGCGCTGGAACTCGGCCTGGACCCGGCCCGGGTGGTGATGATGCGTCAGGTGCACGGCACCGAGGTCGCCTACGTCACCGAGCCGTACGACCCGCGGACCGCGCCGCCGCTGGACGGCATCGTCACCGACCGCCCCGGCCTCGGCCTGGTCGCGCTGGCCGCCGACTGCGCCCCCGTACTGATCGGCGACCCGGTCCGCCGACTGGTCGGCGCCGCGCACTCCGGCCGGGCCGGTACGGTCGCCGGAATGGCCACCGCCCTGGTCACGGCGCTGACCGAACGCGGCAGCGACCCGGCCGACCTGGTCGCCCTGGTCGGCCCGCTGGCCTGCGGCCGCTGCTACGAGGTGCCGCGGCAGATGCAGGACGAAGCCTGCGAACAGCTCCCCGAACTCCGGGCCACCACCCGACAGGGCACCCCGTCCCTGGACGTCCGGGCCGGCATCACCGCCCAGCTGACCCGCGCCGGAGTCGGCGAGATCCGGCACGACGACCGCTGCACCATCGAGGACGAGGACTTCTTCTCACACCGCCGGGAGCAGATCACCGGCCGGTTCGCCGCCTACATCTGGCTGACCGGCTGA